Below is a genomic region from Phycobacter azelaicus.
GAGACCGAGCTGCGCATCCAGGAGCTGCGCCAGCGCCGCGCCGAGGAAGCCGCCCGAAAAGCGGCGGAAGAGGCCGAAACGGCTCCGGTACCGCAGGCAGCGCCTTCGGGCAACAACTCCGGCTTTGGCGGGGTCTTCAGCCCCAACGCCCTGACCGGCGGCGGCGAGGAAGAAGAAAGCAAGGCGCCCGAGGCGGAGGACAGCAACAACTCCGGCTTTGGCAACGTCTTTGCCCCCAGCACGCTGAGCGGTGAAGGCAGTGGCGACTGACCATGATTTTAGGTGAACAAAGAAAAGGTGGTCCCTAGCGGGGCCGCCTTCTTTTGGGGCAGTTCTTATTGGCGTGTTCGTCGGCTTTGCGGACAAAGCTGCCGTTGATTGCATCTCGGTGAAGGTCCGCTTTGCTTCTGTCGTGGGCAATTGTACACACCTTTGTTGAGGCCACTGTGCTATCTACACTCTGGTTTCAAAGCCGACTTCTGCTCGGGAGGTAAAAACCAACTATGGGAACTTGGGGCTACAAGGTTGGAGAGGATGACGCTTTTTGCGACGTCTATGATTTATTTTTCGATGCTTACAATCACGGTGCCGCTCCAGAAGAGGCCAGCAAGCGAGTGCTTGAAGATTTGTCGGAGTATTTTTCTGACAGTGATGACCAATATGAAGCCTATCTCGCTCTCTCTTTTGCCCAATGGGAAACACAGCACAATGACATCAGGGTTCTTGAAGAGGTTGAGAGATTCATTTCGACCGGCGAAAGCCTAAGGAACTGGTCTGAAAGAGGCGGCGATGAAACGCTGTTAGCGAAACGTCGTGGAGCGTTGAGTTCGTTTTTGCGTAAGCTTAGTACTCCAAGGCGTTCGAAGAAAAGGCGAGTTCATAAAACTCCTGAGTACAAACAGATTATTCTGGTCGACTTGATTGCTCCAGACAATTGTAAGTCTCTAACAATCCAAGAGGACTACATGGATGGGAAGTTTCTTTATACATCCGCGTCGGTTATGTGGGGCGAGGGTGGAGGCGGCATTTTCCACAGTGACCGTTCTGACTTGAAGATTTCGGCTGAATGGCTTGACTCCCAAAACTTGCAGATATGCTTTAAAAACGCAGTTGAGGAAGATTTGAGTTTCGGCGCTGGCAACCCAAAAGAAGTTTTCTTCTGCGGAGACTGCGTGACACTCGTCTATGAGTTTTCGGACTAACCACATCTATTTTCGAGGACTATTCGGTCATTAACACTGTTTCGCTTCAGTCTTTGCCTAAAGCCGACATTCATTAACCTCGCAGCATTTGGTAACAAGGGCTCAGAGCGGGCCAACACGATAGTCCGAGACAATTGGGTTAGGACCCTCACCCAACCCGGCTCAGCCCAATACCACCCGGCACCGTCACCGGCGGGCCGGACCAGTCCAGACCCTCGGGCAGGCGGTCGGTGATGAAATGGTCCATCGCATCAAAACCCGCAACACGGTGGGCGGCGGTGCGGCCCCATTTGCTGTGATCGGCCACCAGAAGCATTTGCCGGGCGCTGGCGCGGATGGCGTTGCTGACCTCGGCGTCGAATTGTTTGAAATCGAGGATGCCAAACGCGGGGTCCAGCGCACCCGCACCGATCACGCCGAAATCCGCAACGAAACGCCGGTACCCTTCAAGCACCTGAGGGCCCACCAGATCCCGGTCTTCGGGACGCAGTTGCCCGGCCACCACATGCACATCGCAAGAGGGCGCGTTGCACATCAGCCGCGCTACTTCGAGGTTGTTTGTGACGATGGTGATATCCGGCGTCTGAACCAGCGCCTCGGCCACGTATTGCACCGTGGTGCCGATGCCCAAGAGCACGGTTGATCCTTCCGGGATCATCGCCGCCGCAGCCGCCGCAATGGCGCGTTTGCGGTCCTCATTGAGGGTCGAGCGGACATGGAAGTTGAGGTTCAGCGGGTTCGAGGGCGGCGCCACACCGCCATGCACGCGCCGAGCCAGCCCCTGATCGCAGAGGTCATTGATATCGCGGCGGATGGTCTGGGTGGCGACGCCGAAATCGCTGGCCAGTTCGTTGATGGACTGCTGGCCGGAGGCGCGGAGCTGCTCCATGATCTGGCGTTGACGGTCGTTGAGCTCGCTCATTCCGGCTTCCGTTCCTTCTGTCGCCGCCTTTTCGGTCCCGTTCGGATCAGATCGACGGCGCGATCCAATCCGGGGTAATTCCGCTGCGCGCGATGAACTCTGAAACATCGTGACCGGCGAACAGCCCGTGCGCTGTGATGAGGGCGGTGTTCCAACCCTGCGACTGCGCCCCTAGCACATCCGTATGCAGCGTGTCGCCAACCATGGTGATCTTCTGCGGCGCTATGCCGCCAAGGCGTGCTTGCGCCGCCGCATAAACGGACGGGAAGGGCTTGCCATGAAACACAGGAGTAATGCCTAGCCGGTCCTGCAAGGCATGGGCATAGTATCCCGGCTCCAGCGTCAGCCCGGCCTCGCGTGGCGCGACAAGATCCGGGTTGGCCACCACAACAGGGCGCGCATGGCGCCTCAGGCTGTCTTCCAGAAGGCCTTGCCGCGCGGCTGACCAATCGGAGGTGCTGAGCATCAGGAAAGCATCGGCGCTGTCGTAGACCGCTGCGTCGTCCCCAAGCGCCATTGCCTGAACCGGTAGCTCTGTGGGATTGAAATCCGGCGGGGCCATTACGCCCCAGGAGCCTGTCGGCGCAATATCGGTCAGGCAGGTCTCGCAGACTTCACGACTTGAGATGATCTCATCGCTGGAGAAATCAAAACCCAGGCGGGCGAATTTCTCAGTTGTCTGGGCACGGGTGAAACTGGCGGCATTGGTCAGAACCAACAGCGCCTTGTCAGCCGCGCGCAGCTCGGCCACGCGCTCATGCGCGCCGGGGATCGGGCGGTCGCCGACGTTGAGCACCCCGTAGGCATCAAAGACAAAGGCATCTGTCACATCCATGAGCTTATGAAGGCCTTCAACCGGCTCGGCCAGCCCCTTTTGACAGCTGGCGGGCAGTCGGGTGCGGATTTGCTCGTATCGGATAAAGGCCGCTTCGGGGGTCATTACGCTGTGACCTCCGCGCCAAAGACCTCTCGCCGCAGCCGCATGGCCATGGCGGGATCGTCGGTGATCACCCCGTCGACATCTGAGGCAAGGCCTTTGCGAATGGCCTCTTCCCCACGCAGGGTCCAGACCATGACCTTAAGGCCAAGGTCGCGTGCCAGCGCGCGTTGATCCGCCGTCATTTCCCAGAAAAGGGGGCTCCAGACGCTGGCGCCATTTGCGGCCAGATCGCGCAGCATGGTTTCGGGCTCTGCGCTGGCACCATCGAGCCAGGGCGAGCCGTCGTAGAGGTTCCCGCTGGGATGGATGGTCTTGCTCATCGACAGGTGTGAGCGGCGCAGTTGCGGTACCAGTTTGCGGGCTGCAGTCAGGATCTGCCAGTTGAAGGAGTGGATCAGGCAGGAGTCCTGCGTCCCGGTGGCCGCGATCACCTCCGCGGTGGTGCGCAGGAAATCCTCGGGGTGCGGTTCGGCGCTGTCGTCGGGATCGTGTTTCAGCTCGACCAGCACGTCGATGGGCCGATCCGCCTTGGCCACCAGGTCCAGTACCTCGGAGAGACGCGGAATGCGGGCGCCGGGCAGTTCCTGCTGCTGGGGGTGTTTCTTGGCATACTCCGATCCGGGTCGGATGCCGCCAACATCAAAGGTGCAAAGCTCCGCAAAGGTAAGGCTGCGCACATCCGGGCCTTCCGCGGTCAGGAAGGCGCCGTCGGCATCGCGCGTCGTGTCGGCGAGAAGGCGGTGATTGTGGGTCACGACAGGCACACCGTCACGGGTCAGAAGCACGTCCAGTTCGATCCCGTCGGCGCCAGAGGCTATCGTGTGCTCAAAGCCCTCCAACGTGTTCTCGGGGAGCACATCCGGCGCGCCGCGGTGGCCAAATATCTTGGGCGGTTGCATCGCGTGTTCCTAGTTCAGACGTTGCCCGGAGGACAGATCGAAAAGGTGCAGCTGATCGGCTGCGCATCCAAGTTCAAGCATTTCACCGCTGCCATGCTGCTGCACGCCGGACAGGCGCACTGCCAGCGGCACCGAGGTGCCCGAGACAGTGCCGTGCACAACCGTGTCGGCGCCGAGCTGTTCGACGAAATCGACCTCAAGGTGGAACTGTGCCGCACCCGAGGCGTCCATGGACAGGTGTTCGGGGCGGATGCCCATGGCGATCTGAGCGCCTGCGCTTGCAGGGATTTCGTCGGCAAAGCGGATGTCTCGGCTGCCATCGACCAGCAGTCCACGGCGATCCTCGGTAACGGTGCCTTCGACCACGTTCATGGCCGGGCTGCCGATGAAGTCGGCAACGAACCGGCTGGCGGGGCGCAGGTAAAGATCCATGGGCGTGCCGATCTGCTCGACCCGGCCGGCGTTCATGATGATGATCCGGTCGGCAAGGCTCATCGCTTCGACCTGATCGTGAGTCACGTAGATGAAGGTGGCGCCAAGGCGCTGGTGCAGTGCCTTTAGCTCGGCGCGTAGTTGTGTGCGCAGCTTGGCATCGAGGTTCGACAGGGGTTCGTCAAACAGGAATACCTTGGGGTCGCGCACGATGGCGCGGCCCATGGCGACCCGCTGGCGTTGACCGCCCGACAGCTGTGCGGGCTTGCGGTCGAGATACTCTTCCAGGCGCAGGGTACGCGCGGCCTCGGCGATGCGCTCGGCGATCTGGTCCTTGGGCAGGCCCTCGTTTTTCAGGCCGTACTCCATGTTGCCGCGCACCGACATATGCGGGTACAGCGCGTAGTTCTGGAACACCATGGCGATGTCACGATCGCCGGGTTCCAAGTTGTTCACCCGGCGCTCACCGATGTTCAGATCGCCAGTAGTGATGCTTTCAAGACCGGCGATCATCCGCAGGATGGTGGACTTGCCGCAGCCCGAAGGGCCGACCAGCACGATGAACTCTCCATCCGCGATATCCACGTTCACGTCGGACACGGCGGTGACACCGCCCGGATAGGTCTTGCCCAGGGATTTGATGTTGAGAGTAGCCATTTATTTCTCGCTTTCGACCAGCCCTTTGACAAAGAGCTTTTGCATTAGAACGACGACCAGAACCGGAGGAATCATGGCAAGGACGGCGGTGCCCATGATGTAGTGCCAGACCGGCAGCGCCTCGCCCGAGTTGACCATGCGCTGGATGCCCATGACGACAGTGTAGAGACTTTCGTCGGTGGTGATCAGCAGCGGCCAGAGATACTGGTTCCAGCCGTAGATGAAGAGGATGATGAAGAGCGCCGCGATATTGGTGCGCGACAGCGGCAGCAGGATATCCTTGAAAAAGCGGATCGGCCCTGCGCGGTCGATACGGGCGGCCTCGACCAGCTCATCCGGGATGGTGAGGAAGAACTGGCGGAACAGGAAGGTTGCCGTTGCCGATGCGATCAGCGGCACGGTGAGGCCCGCATAGGTGTTCAGCAGGCCCATCTTCACCACCACATCGAATGTGGGCAGGATCCGCACTTCGACGGGCAGCATCAGGGTGACGAAGATCATCCAGAAAAAGCCCATGCGGAAGGGGAAGCGGAAATAGACGATGGCATAAGCCGACAGGATCGAGATGACGATTTTGCCGAAGGTGATGACGAGAGCCATAATCGCGCTGTTGAACATCATCATACCGATGGGCACACCGCCCGCCTCGGGCAGACCGCCGGACAGCAGCTGGGTGTAGTTCTCCCAGGCCTGATCGCCGAACCACAGCGGGATGGGGGATTGTGACAGGGCGCCGGGTCCGTGGGTCGACGCAACAAGCGCCATCCAGACCGGGAAACACAGGAACAGCACACCGACGATCAGGATCGCATGGGTGAGGAACGTCAGAATGGGGCGATTTTCGACCATCAGTATTGCACCTTGCGCTCGACGTAACGGAATTGGATGAAGGTCATTAGGATCACCATGCCCATCAGGATCACCGACTGCGCGGCAGAGGATCCGTAGTCCTGACCGATAAAGCCGGTGTTGTAGACCCGGAACACCAGGATCGAGGTTGCATCGGCCGGGCCGCCCTCGGTGGTGGCGTGGATCAGGGCGAAAGTGTCAAAGAAGGCGTAGACGAGGTTGACAACCAGTAGGAAAAACGTGGTGGGCGTCAGCAGAGGAAATGTGATCGACCAGAAGCGGCGGATCGGACCTGCGCGGTCAATGGCGGCGGCCTCGATCAGGGATTTCGGGATCGATTGCAAACCGGCCAGGAAGAACAGGAAATTGTAGCTCACCTGTTTCCAGGCAGCGGCCACGACAACCAGCAAAAGCGCCTGATCGCCGTTCACGTAGTGGTTCCATTCCACCCCGATGCCTTTCAGCCAGTAAGCCACGATGCCAAGCGAGGGGTTCATCAGGAAGTACCAGATCACACCGGCCAGAGCGGGGGCGACCGCGTAGGGCCAGATCAGAAGCGTACGATAGCTGGTCGCGGCCTTGATCGCCCGGTTGGCCGCCACCGCCAGCAAGAGCGAGATCGCCATCGCCAGGAAGGCCACCGAAAAGCCAAAGATCAGCGTGGTGCGGAAGGACTTCAGATAGCCTGGATCGCGGAACAGCTCGTAGTAGTTCTCTAGCCAGACCCATTCGCGGGAAAAGCCAAAAGCGTCTTCGATGAAGAACGAGCTTTCAAGCGCCTGATAGGAGGGCCAGAAAAAGAAGGCGACGGTGATCGCGATTTGCGGCAGCACCAACATGTAGGGCAGCAGCTTTGAGCGGAAGACGACACGCTTTTGCACGGGCAGGAACCTTTGGGGGGATCGTGGTCAAAAAGGGGAGGCCCCGGCGGGGGCCTCCCAATAAAGCCAACAGGTGGGGATGATCAGTCGTTGGCTTTTTCGAACTTGCGCAGCAGGGCGTTGCCGCGCTCGACAGCTGCGTCAAGGGCGGTCTTGGCGTCTTTGTCGCCTGCCCAGACGGCTTCCAGCTCTTCGTTGATGATGTCACGGATCTGAACGAAGTTACCGAAACGAAGACCTTTGGAGGCCGGGGTCGGTGTGTTCAGCGACAGCTGCTTGATCGCGGTGTCGGTCATCGGATCGGTGTTGTAGAACCCCTGCTCCTTGGACAGATCGTAAGCTGCGTTGGTGATCGGAACATAGCCGGTGCTCTGGTGCCAGGCGGCCTGCTGTTCAGGCGAGGAGACGAACTTGAAGAATTCGGCAACACACTTGTATTCGGGCGCTTCGTGACCGTTCAGCACCCAGAGGGTCGCACCGCCGATGATCGAGTTCTGCGGTTTGTCTGCAACGGCTGTGTCAACCGGCAGCATGGTCTGGCCGAATTCGAAGTCGGTGATGTCTTTCTTGAAGCCACCATAGTAGGCTGAGGAGTTGATCCACAGCGCGGTTTCGCCGTTGACGAACTGGCCACGGCTGTCACCGCGACGACCGCCATAGGCGAACAGGCCTTCTTTGCCCATGTCTGCGATACGCTGAATGTGGTTCACAACCGCATCATTGTTGAAGGTGAACTCGGTCTTGAGCGAGGCAAAGCCGTTTTCCTCGGTGCCCATGGGCAGGTTGTGCCAGGCCGAGTAGTTCTCGATGTTGGACCAGGACTGCCAGCCAAAGGAAAAGGGCTTTTCAACGCCGTTGGCTTTCAAGGCGCGGGCGGCTTCTTCAACTTCGTCCCAGGTGGTCGGAACGGCAAC
It encodes:
- a CDS encoding DeoR/GlpR family DNA-binding transcription regulator; this encodes MSELNDRQRQIMEQLRASGQQSINELASDFGVATQTIRRDINDLCDQGLARRVHGGVAPPSNPLNLNFHVRSTLNEDRKRAIAAAAAAMIPEGSTVLLGIGTTVQYVAEALVQTPDITIVTNNLEVARLMCNAPSCDVHVVAGQLRPEDRDLVGPQVLEGYRRFVADFGVIGAGALDPAFGILDFKQFDAEVSNAIRASARQMLLVADHSKWGRTAAHRVAGFDAMDHFITDRLPEGLDWSGPPVTVPGGIGLSRVG
- a CDS encoding HAD-IIA family hydrolase; translation: MTPEAAFIRYEQIRTRLPASCQKGLAEPVEGLHKLMDVTDAFVFDAYGVLNVGDRPIPGAHERVAELRAADKALLVLTNAASFTRAQTTEKFARLGFDFSSDEIISSREVCETCLTDIAPTGSWGVMAPPDFNPTELPVQAMALGDDAAVYDSADAFLMLSTSDWSAARQGLLEDSLRRHARPVVVANPDLVAPREAGLTLEPGYYAHALQDRLGITPVFHGKPFPSVYAAAQARLGGIAPQKITMVGDTLHTDVLGAQSQGWNTALITAHGLFAGHDVSEFIARSGITPDWIAPSI
- a CDS encoding glycerophosphodiester phosphodiesterase family protein; translated protein: MQPPKIFGHRGAPDVLPENTLEGFEHTIASGADGIELDVLLTRDGVPVVTHNHRLLADTTRDADGAFLTAEGPDVRSLTFAELCTFDVGGIRPGSEYAKKHPQQQELPGARIPRLSEVLDLVAKADRPIDVLVELKHDPDDSAEPHPEDFLRTTAEVIAATGTQDSCLIHSFNWQILTAARKLVPQLRRSHLSMSKTIHPSGNLYDGSPWLDGASAEPETMLRDLAANGASVWSPLFWEMTADQRALARDLGLKVMVWTLRGEEAIRKGLASDVDGVITDDPAMAMRLRREVFGAEVTA
- a CDS encoding sn-glycerol-3-phosphate import ATP-binding protein UgpC — translated: MATLNIKSLGKTYPGGVTAVSDVNVDIADGEFIVLVGPSGCGKSTILRMIAGLESITTGDLNIGERRVNNLEPGDRDIAMVFQNYALYPHMSVRGNMEYGLKNEGLPKDQIAERIAEAARTLRLEEYLDRKPAQLSGGQRQRVAMGRAIVRDPKVFLFDEPLSNLDAKLRTQLRAELKALHQRLGATFIYVTHDQVEAMSLADRIIIMNAGRVEQIGTPMDLYLRPASRFVADFIGSPAMNVVEGTVTEDRRGLLVDGSRDIRFADEIPASAGAQIAMGIRPEHLSMDASGAAQFHLEVDFVEQLGADTVVHGTVSGTSVPLAVRLSGVQQHGSGEMLELGCAADQLHLFDLSSGQRLN
- the ugpE gene encoding sn-glycerol-3-phosphate ABC transporter permease UgpE; amino-acid sequence: MVENRPILTFLTHAILIVGVLFLCFPVWMALVASTHGPGALSQSPIPLWFGDQAWENYTQLLSGGLPEAGGVPIGMMMFNSAIMALVITFGKIVISILSAYAIVYFRFPFRMGFFWMIFVTLMLPVEVRILPTFDVVVKMGLLNTYAGLTVPLIASATATFLFRQFFLTIPDELVEAARIDRAGPIRFFKDILLPLSRTNIAALFIILFIYGWNQYLWPLLITTDESLYTVVMGIQRMVNSGEALPVWHYIMGTAVLAMIPPVLVVVLMQKLFVKGLVESEK
- the ugpA gene encoding sn-glycerol-3-phosphate ABC transporter permease UgpA; the encoded protein is MQKRVVFRSKLLPYMLVLPQIAITVAFFFWPSYQALESSFFIEDAFGFSREWVWLENYYELFRDPGYLKSFRTTLIFGFSVAFLAMAISLLLAVAANRAIKAATSYRTLLIWPYAVAPALAGVIWYFLMNPSLGIVAYWLKGIGVEWNHYVNGDQALLLVVVAAAWKQVSYNFLFFLAGLQSIPKSLIEAAAIDRAGPIRRFWSITFPLLTPTTFFLLVVNLVYAFFDTFALIHATTEGGPADATSILVFRVYNTGFIGQDYGSSAAQSVILMGMVILMTFIQFRYVERKVQY
- the ugpB gene encoding sn-glycerol-3-phosphate ABC transporter substrate-binding protein UgpB; this encodes MKLKSILSATTAFAMVGTTAFAEKAEVQFWHAMGGQLGETVNQMAADFNGGSNSCQINAVYKGNYTENMTAAIAAFRAGEQPHVVQVFEVGTATMMAAGDKGAIYPVYKLMEDAGVEFDASAYLPAVISYYTDTENNLLSLPFNSSTPVLWYNKTALDAAGVAVPTTWDEVEEAARALKANGVEKPFSFGWQSWSNIENYSAWHNLPMGTEENGFASLKTEFTFNNDAVVNHIQRIADMGKEGLFAYGGRRGDSRGQFVNGETALWINSSAYYGGFKKDITDFEFGQTMLPVDTAVADKPQNSIIGGATLWVLNGHEAPEYKCVAEFFKFVSSPEQQAAWHQSTGYVPITNAAYDLSKEQGFYNTDPMTDTAIKQLSLNTPTPASKGLRFGNFVQIRDIINEELEAVWAGDKDAKTALDAAVERGNALLRKFEKAND